The following proteins are encoded in a genomic region of Leifsonia psychrotolerans:
- a CDS encoding HNH endonuclease signature motif containing protein, which produces MSITSPPPVSAPEPTPASGASAPTAAMVLAVLEQTQALWAGLGLVSPDRFTDDDLLGVLGAFEGVGRLVDAGRVALAATVEERSGRWLGRDSLAAKRGCTSGIDLITRVTRISGREAKRRSALGLRMRDTQHVGTIIPALFPTVGTAVASGLLGVDAAEVIMSGLAEISPRVAPDDLAAAERALVCAATGTITAENEGEPGAGFAFSADSLRVQMLQWQAALDPDGVAPNEVEGEATSTISFGRFKDGIYPVRGGVTPDLYGIMNLTFDAFIAARKTPAFPTAAEQARDQARDDRAELDGQDLNDDHNLSDEHGREHGREHGREHGREDDRDWHGERDREHDDRDHERDDRDHERDDDDHDRDHDDHGQGSASAEVPLPGSAGHEFDDVDTRTAGEKRADILRGMFTQLAQADNTPSIGGAPPTVVVHVNVNDIEAGRGVGWIDGVDAPISLRTVDQMMCAGGTQTVLFGPNGEVLTLTDPQRLFNRAQRRAILARDGGCGVPGCNAPAQWLEFHHVIPWSKGGVTEVDNGVALCWRHHHTIETSGWEILMVNGRPRVKAPAWIDPTRTWRDANRHRTDTHRRD; this is translated from the coding sequence ATGTCAATCACCTCCCCACCCCCCGTCTCCGCCCCGGAGCCGACACCCGCCTCGGGTGCGTCGGCACCGACCGCGGCCATGGTGCTGGCGGTGCTCGAACAGACGCAGGCACTGTGGGCGGGGCTTGGCCTGGTCAGCCCTGACCGGTTCACCGACGACGACCTGCTCGGCGTGCTCGGTGCGTTCGAAGGCGTGGGCCGGCTGGTTGATGCCGGCCGGGTGGCTCTGGCGGCGACGGTCGAGGAACGCTCCGGGCGGTGGCTGGGCCGCGACTCCCTGGCGGCGAAGCGGGGCTGTACCAGTGGCATCGACCTGATCACCCGGGTCACCCGCATTTCTGGCCGTGAAGCGAAACGGCGTAGCGCCCTGGGCCTGCGAATGCGGGACACTCAGCACGTCGGCACGATCATCCCCGCACTGTTCCCCACGGTGGGTACCGCGGTCGCTTCGGGCTTGCTGGGGGTGGATGCGGCGGAGGTGATCATGTCCGGTCTGGCCGAGATCTCCCCGCGCGTTGCCCCCGATGATCTTGCGGCGGCGGAACGCGCTCTGGTGTGTGCGGCGACGGGCACGATCACGGCCGAGAATGAGGGTGAGCCGGGCGCGGGCTTCGCGTTCTCGGCGGACTCACTGCGGGTGCAGATGTTGCAGTGGCAGGCGGCGCTGGACCCCGACGGGGTGGCACCGAATGAGGTCGAGGGTGAGGCGACGAGCACGATCAGTTTCGGCCGCTTCAAAGACGGCATCTACCCGGTGCGAGGCGGGGTGACTCCTGATCTCTACGGAATCATGAACCTCACCTTCGACGCCTTCATCGCCGCCCGCAAAACCCCCGCGTTCCCCACCGCCGCCGAGCAAGCCCGCGACCAGGCACGCGACGACCGCGCCGAGCTAGACGGACAAGACCTGAACGACGACCACAACCTGAGCGACGAGCACGGCCGCGAGCACGGCCGCGAGCACGGCCGCGAGCACGGCCGCGAGGACGACCGCGACTGGCACGGCGAGCGCGACCGCGAGCACGACGACCGTGACCACGAACGCGATGACCGTGACCACGAACGCGATGACGACGACCACGACCGTGACCATGACGACCACGGTCAGGGTTCAGCCTCAGCTGAGGTGCCTCTTCCCGGGTCGGCCGGGCACGAGTTCGATGACGTCGACACCCGCACGGCCGGTGAGAAGCGGGCCGATATTCTGCGCGGCATGTTCACCCAGTTGGCCCAGGCCGATAACACTCCCAGCATTGGTGGTGCACCGCCGACGGTGGTGGTGCATGTGAACGTGAACGATATTGAAGCCGGTCGCGGTGTCGGCTGGATCGACGGCGTCGACGCCCCCATCTCCCTTCGCACGGTGGATCAGATGATGTGTGCCGGAGGCACCCAAACGGTTCTGTTCGGTCCGAACGGTGAGGTTCTCACCCTGACCGATCCGCAACGACTGTTCAACCGTGCCCAACGCCGGGCGATCCTCGCCCGCGACGGCGGCTGCGGCGTTCCCGGCTGCAACGCCCCCGCACAGTGGCTCGAATTTCATCACGTCATCCCCTGGAGCAAAGGCGGCGTCACCGAAGTCGACAATGGTGTGGCGTTGTGTTGGCGACATCATCACACCATCGAAACCTCCGGCTGGGAGATCCTCATGGTCAACGGTCGGCCCCGCGTGAAGGCCCCGGCCTGGATCGACCCGACCCGCACCTGGCGCGACGCCAACCGCCACCGCACCGACACCCACCGCCGCGACTGA
- a CDS encoding VOC family protein — MTTQLNPYLSFRDNAKQAMEFYQSVFGGEVTSSTFAEFPEQMDAAENDKIMHSTLTSSRGLVLMAADTPRSMGEPSPNGSLSVSGEDETELRGYWDKLSASGTVSMPLEKAPWGDSFGMCVDGFGVRWMFNIAGESASE; from the coding sequence ATGACGACGCAACTCAACCCCTACCTGAGCTTTCGTGACAACGCGAAGCAGGCCATGGAATTTTACCAATCGGTGTTCGGCGGTGAGGTGACCAGCAGCACGTTCGCCGAATTCCCCGAGCAAATGGATGCAGCTGAGAACGACAAGATTATGCATTCAACGCTGACCAGTTCTCGCGGGCTCGTACTGATGGCGGCCGATACTCCACGGTCAATGGGCGAGCCGAGTCCCAACGGTTCACTGTCGGTGAGCGGTGAGGACGAAACTGAACTGCGCGGCTATTGGGACAAGCTCAGCGCCAGCGGTACGGTCTCGATGCCGTTGGAGAAGGCGCCGTGGGGTGACAGCTTCGGCATGTGCGTCGACGGATTCGGCGTGCGCTGGATGTTCAATATCGCGGGGGAGTCGGCGTCCGAGTAG
- a CDS encoding DUF998 domain-containing protein translates to MPASARWWAWFGLVGIIAYVGIDVVLAVLRPDYGLVVDAESNYGRGAYSWLMNINFVVRGILSACALVALLRADIATPRTGMLVGIWAVTSTLLAFFPVNVEGYPVLGTGRAHLLLAGIGFVAIVVGVFGMTLQIRREGRWPRGVPALLALAIVGLGSLVLLPASGVLGAVGLVERIFLAAVLGWLALVLAWIVRSAPRQLARS, encoded by the coding sequence ATGCCGGCCTCTGCACGCTGGTGGGCCTGGTTCGGATTGGTCGGAATCATCGCTTACGTCGGGATCGACGTCGTGCTGGCTGTGCTGCGCCCTGACTACGGTCTCGTGGTTGACGCGGAGAGCAACTACGGTCGGGGCGCGTATTCGTGGCTGATGAACATCAACTTTGTCGTGCGCGGCATCCTCTCGGCGTGTGCTCTGGTCGCACTTCTTCGCGCCGATATCGCCACCCCGCGCACCGGAATGCTCGTTGGCATCTGGGCGGTGACGTCGACTCTGCTGGCGTTCTTTCCGGTCAACGTCGAGGGCTATCCCGTGCTCGGAACGGGTCGGGCCCACCTTCTGCTGGCGGGAATCGGGTTCGTCGCAATCGTGGTCGGAGTGTTCGGTATGACCCTACAGATTCGACGAGAGGGCCGTTGGCCGCGGGGTGTACCTGCGCTGCTCGCTCTCGCGATCGTCGGTCTCGGCAGCCTCGTGCTGCTTCCCGCAAGCGGTGTTCTCGGTGCGGTCGGCCTCGTCGAACGGATTTTCCTGGCTGCCGTGCTCGGCTGGCTCGCGCTGGTTCTGGCGTGGATCGTGCGAAGCGCCCCTCGACAGTTGGCGCGCAGCTGA
- a CDS encoding ATP-dependent DNA ligase — translation MPARSQTVSVGGHRVTLTHLDTVIYPETGTTKADVLGYYAAVADLFIAHAVNRPATRKRWVHGVGTLDSPGAFFFQKNLDASTPEWVPRRPIQHSDHVNDYPLVNNMATLIWLAQLGALEIHVPQWQFGRGGDPRNPDRLVLDLDPGEGAGLADCAEVARLARSILRDMNLDPLPVTSGSTGIHLYAALDSTHTAAQISAVAHELARSLEADHPALVVSDMKRMLRTGKVFVDWSQNNAAKTTIAPYSLRGRSHPWVAAPRTWDELNDPGLTQLDYQQVMQRMEYIGDPLAAIDTTEVNERPTDDSAAIKATGLSPERTQDPAADPLAVYRSKRDSSRTPEPMPERTAGTGTSPATAGSSTDHSFVIHEHHARSKHYDFRLEHDGVLVSWALPKGVPTESGVNHLAVHTEDHPLEYGRFEGTIPSGEYGAGEIMIWDRGEYDLEKWRDHEVIVTVHGEPGGGLGGTKRFAIIQTAAAGMDSQNWLIHLMKPGMTAGARRYRPLPEPAAAAPARIYSPMLAAAGSPADTAEGAWAFEMKWDGMRALAALTRAVDSHGGADGPMQVRIFSRNGHDVTASYPDLIDDITASVHADSAVLDGEIVAFDRGGRPDFGLLQTRMNLTAPQEIAASARLTPVHYLVFDLLERNGQPLVDSGYDERRAELENTLRPQGRVQLPPAFLGGADGSTGPISAADALHASRDLGLEGVLAKQRDSTYSEGRRSRQWIKIKHHLSQEVVIGGWRTGTGHRHDTLGSLLLGIPDATGLRYVGRVGTGFRDRELVEILARLEQRRRNDCPLVEVPATDSWDAHWVEPDLVGEVEFAGWTSQGRLRHPSWRGWRPDKSPADVVLEQ, via the coding sequence ATGCCAGCGCGATCCCAAACCGTGTCTGTCGGCGGCCATCGCGTCACGCTGACCCACCTCGACACGGTGATCTACCCCGAAACAGGAACGACCAAGGCCGACGTACTCGGCTATTACGCGGCCGTGGCCGACCTGTTCATTGCGCATGCCGTGAATCGGCCCGCGACCCGCAAACGCTGGGTACACGGTGTCGGAACACTCGATTCCCCGGGCGCGTTCTTTTTCCAGAAGAACCTTGACGCGTCCACACCCGAGTGGGTGCCGCGCCGACCCATCCAGCATTCAGATCACGTCAACGACTACCCGCTGGTGAACAATATGGCCACGCTTATCTGGTTGGCCCAGCTTGGCGCACTCGAAATCCACGTGCCACAGTGGCAGTTCGGCCGGGGTGGCGATCCGCGCAACCCTGACCGGCTTGTGCTTGATTTGGACCCGGGTGAGGGCGCCGGACTCGCCGACTGCGCCGAGGTCGCCCGACTCGCCCGCAGCATCCTGCGCGACATGAATCTCGACCCACTGCCGGTCACGAGCGGCAGCACGGGCATCCATCTCTACGCCGCACTCGATAGCACGCACACTGCGGCACAGATATCTGCGGTGGCGCATGAACTCGCGCGCTCTCTGGAGGCCGATCATCCCGCGCTGGTCGTCAGCGACATGAAACGGATGCTGCGCACGGGCAAGGTCTTCGTCGATTGGAGCCAGAACAACGCGGCCAAAACCACGATCGCGCCTTATTCGCTGCGGGGACGCAGCCACCCGTGGGTCGCTGCGCCGCGCACCTGGGATGAATTGAACGATCCGGGCCTGACCCAGCTCGACTACCAGCAGGTTATGCAGCGAATGGAATATATCGGTGATCCGTTGGCCGCCATCGATACTACGGAGGTGAACGAACGCCCGACCGATGATTCCGCGGCGATCAAGGCGACCGGGCTCTCACCTGAACGCACGCAGGATCCGGCCGCTGACCCCCTCGCCGTCTACCGCTCGAAGCGTGACAGCAGCCGTACGCCCGAACCGATGCCGGAGCGCACCGCGGGCACGGGCACGTCGCCCGCGACCGCCGGTTCCTCGACTGACCACAGCTTCGTCATCCACGAGCATCACGCCCGGTCGAAGCACTACGACTTCCGGCTCGAACACGACGGCGTGCTCGTCTCGTGGGCGTTACCGAAAGGCGTTCCCACCGAATCGGGAGTCAACCACCTTGCGGTGCACACCGAGGATCATCCGCTCGAATACGGTCGCTTCGAGGGCACTATTCCGTCGGGGGAATATGGGGCCGGCGAAATCATGATCTGGGATCGCGGGGAGTACGACCTCGAAAAGTGGCGAGACCACGAGGTGATCGTCACGGTGCATGGGGAACCGGGCGGTGGGCTCGGCGGCACCAAACGGTTCGCCATCATTCAAACGGCGGCAGCGGGAATGGACTCACAGAACTGGCTGATCCACTTGATGAAACCGGGCATGACGGCGGGTGCCCGGCGTTACCGGCCGCTCCCCGAGCCGGCTGCCGCCGCACCCGCCCGGATCTACTCCCCGATGCTCGCCGCTGCGGGCAGCCCGGCCGACACCGCTGAGGGAGCCTGGGCCTTTGAGATGAAGTGGGATGGCATGCGCGCTCTCGCCGCTCTTACGCGCGCGGTTGACTCACACGGCGGCGCAGACGGCCCGATGCAGGTTCGCATTTTCTCGCGCAACGGCCACGATGTGACGGCGTCCTACCCCGATCTGATCGACGACATCACGGCGAGCGTTCACGCGGATTCCGCCGTGCTCGACGGCGAGATCGTTGCCTTCGACCGCGGTGGCCGCCCGGACTTCGGTCTCCTGCAAACCCGCATGAACCTGACCGCGCCCCAGGAGATCGCCGCGTCTGCCCGCCTCACCCCGGTGCATTACCTCGTCTTCGACCTCCTCGAGAGGAACGGCCAGCCGCTGGTCGATTCCGGCTATGACGAACGCCGCGCCGAACTTGAGAACACACTGCGTCCGCAGGGCCGCGTGCAGCTCCCTCCGGCCTTCCTCGGCGGTGCCGACGGCAGCACCGGCCCGATTAGCGCTGCCGATGCGCTCCACGCGAGCCGCGACCTCGGCCTCGAAGGGGTGCTCGCGAAGCAGCGCGACTCGACCTACAGCGAGGGCCGTCGCTCCCGCCAGTGGATCAAGATCAAACATCACCTGAGTCAGGAGGTCGTGATCGGCGGTTGGCGCACCGGCACAGGTCATCGTCACGACACGCTCGGTTCTCTCCTACTGGGCATTCCGGATGCCACGGGATTGCGCTACGTGGGCCGGGTCGGCACGGGCTTTCGCGATCGTGAGCTCGTCGAGATCCTGGCCCGCCTCGAACAACGTCGGCGCAACGACTGTCCCCTCGTTGAGGTTCCAGCCACCGATTCCTGGGATGCGCACTGGGTCGAACCCGATCTGGTGGGCGAGGTGGAGTTCGCCGGGTGGACGTCGCAGGGACGGCTGCGGCATCCGTCATGGCGTGGCTGGCGCCCTGACAAGTCGCCTGCAGACGTCGTGCTCGAACAGTGA
- a CDS encoding Ku protein has product MRSIWKGAITFGLVNVPVAVYSATEDHDIALHQVHDADGGRIRYQRRCEVCGRVVTYEHIDKAYDDGEVTVVLTDADLKSLPEERSREIDVVSFVPNDQIDPIMFDRSYFLEPAGTSAKAYVLLRETLEATDRTAIVHFALRQKSRLGALRVHGDVLMLQSLLWGDEMRVADFAALAEPVRISDKELQLSHALVESFSTDFTPDEFSDDYQLQLRALIDAKLAQGDAISTAVTFGETPAGDTQGEAHQGEVLDLMEALRRSVERSRGREARGAG; this is encoded by the coding sequence GTGCGATCGATCTGGAAAGGCGCGATCACGTTCGGGCTCGTCAACGTTCCCGTCGCCGTCTACAGCGCCACCGAAGATCATGACATCGCCCTGCATCAGGTGCATGACGCCGATGGGGGGCGCATCCGTTATCAGCGGCGGTGTGAGGTCTGCGGGCGGGTCGTGACGTACGAGCACATCGACAAGGCATACGACGACGGTGAGGTCACCGTCGTGCTGACGGATGCCGACCTCAAGTCACTGCCCGAGGAGCGCAGTCGGGAGATCGATGTGGTGTCGTTCGTGCCGAACGATCAGATCGACCCGATCATGTTCGATCGCAGCTATTTTCTCGAGCCGGCGGGCACCTCGGCGAAGGCGTATGTGCTGCTGCGCGAGACGTTGGAAGCAACCGATCGCACGGCGATCGTGCACTTCGCGTTGCGTCAGAAGTCCCGGCTCGGCGCCCTGCGCGTGCACGGCGACGTGCTCATGTTGCAGTCGTTGCTCTGGGGCGACGAGATGCGCGTGGCAGACTTCGCGGCACTGGCGGAGCCGGTGCGCATCAGCGATAAAGAACTGCAACTCTCGCATGCGCTCGTCGAGTCGTTCTCAACGGACTTCACGCCCGATGAGTTCAGTGACGACTACCAGCTGCAGCTGCGGGCGCTGATCGACGCGAAGCTGGCGCAGGGGGACGCAATCAGCACGGCCGTGACATTTGGCGAGACGCCCGCGGGGGATACGCAGGGCGAGGCCCATCAGGGCGAGGTGCTCGACCTGATGGAAGCCCTCCGGCGTAGCGTGGAACGCAGTCGTGGCAGGGAAGCGCGTGGCGCTGGCTGA
- a CDS encoding diaminopimelate dehydrogenase produces the protein MANPIRIGIVGYGNLGRGVEACIGLNPDLQLVGVFTRRSPESVIPLHAHTAVFALDELSTRTTEIDVLILCGGSKNDLPEQSPQLAAQFSLVDSFDTHARIPEHFDAVDATARASATTALISAGWDPGLFSINRVFGEALLPDGASYTFWGRGLSQGHSDAIRRVPGVAGGVQYTVPSDAAIAAVRSGSRPELTTRQKHTRECFVVLEPGADADAVRTAIITMPHYFDDYDTTVTVIDAETLARDHAAMPHGGFVIRSGTTSAGTDQVIEYSLALGSNPEFTASVLVAYARAVHRMNQQGQFGAKTVFDVPPGLLSPKSAAELRAELL, from the coding sequence ATGGCCAACCCGATTCGCATCGGCATCGTCGGTTACGGCAACCTGGGGCGCGGGGTCGAGGCCTGCATCGGGCTGAACCCCGATCTGCAGCTGGTCGGCGTTTTCACCCGCCGTTCGCCCGAGAGCGTCATCCCGTTGCACGCGCACACCGCTGTCTTCGCTCTCGACGAGCTGTCCACCCGCACCACCGAGATCGACGTGCTCATCCTCTGTGGCGGATCGAAGAACGACCTGCCCGAGCAGTCACCCCAACTCGCCGCCCAGTTCTCCCTCGTCGACAGCTTCGATACCCACGCGCGCATTCCCGAGCACTTCGACGCGGTCGACGCGACGGCCCGAGCCAGCGCCACGACGGCGCTCATTTCGGCCGGCTGGGATCCGGGCCTGTTCTCGATCAACCGCGTCTTCGGAGAGGCCCTCCTGCCCGACGGCGCCAGTTACACCTTCTGGGGTCGAGGCCTCAGCCAAGGGCATTCGGATGCGATTCGTCGCGTTCCGGGCGTGGCCGGCGGGGTGCAGTACACCGTTCCGTCCGACGCAGCCATCGCCGCCGTGCGCAGCGGCAGCCGCCCCGAACTGACCACGCGCCAGAAGCACACCCGCGAGTGTTTCGTCGTTCTCGAGCCGGGGGCGGATGCCGACGCCGTGCGCACCGCAATTATCACCATGCCGCACTACTTCGACGACTATGACACCACGGTCACGGTCATCGACGCCGAAACACTGGCGCGCGACCACGCGGCGATGCCACACGGCGGCTTTGTGATTCGGAGCGGCACGACGAGCGCGGGCACCGACCAGGTGATCGAGTACAGCCTGGCGCTCGGCAGCAACCCTGAATTCACGGCCAGCGTGCTGGTCGCCTACGCTCGGGCTGTGCACCGCATGAACCAGCAGGGCCAGTTCGGCGCCAAGACGGTGTTTGATGTGCCACCGGGGCTACTCTCGCCCAAGTCGGCCGCCGAGCTGCGCGCGGAACTGCTCTAA
- the murQ gene encoding N-acetylmuramic acid 6-phosphate etherase — protein sequence MAQVPLEPHATPNTDDSLRHTLTQLATETTGADRPDLDLLPSLALVQQMNHDDAQVPVAVAKQAPQIAAAIDGIVERMRRGGRLFYLGAGTPGRLGILDASECPPTFGIDPGLVIGLIAGGTAAIQSAVEDAEDDAEAAPATLADHALTAADTVVGISASGRTPYVIGGLRYAASIGALTISIASNPDSPIAALADIPIDVVVGPEFISGSTRLKSGTAQKLVLNMLSTITMIKLGKTYHGMMVDLRATNQKLKQRSQLTVMHATGVDAEAARQALDAANDSVKTAIFMIITGLGRDLASAALDAADGILRVALLAAPAPSKETHPTR from the coding sequence ATGGCACAGGTACCACTCGAACCCCACGCAACCCCGAACACCGACGATTCGCTCCGACACACGCTGACCCAGCTCGCCACCGAGACGACTGGTGCAGACCGACCCGATCTCGATCTGCTCCCCTCGCTCGCGCTGGTGCAGCAGATGAACCACGACGATGCTCAGGTTCCCGTGGCCGTGGCCAAGCAGGCTCCCCAGATCGCCGCGGCCATCGACGGCATCGTCGAACGCATGCGCCGGGGCGGACGGCTGTTCTACCTCGGTGCGGGCACCCCGGGCCGACTCGGAATCCTGGACGCGAGCGAGTGCCCACCCACATTCGGTATCGATCCCGGCCTCGTCATCGGGCTGATCGCCGGCGGAACAGCCGCGATCCAGTCGGCCGTCGAAGACGCGGAAGACGACGCGGAGGCCGCTCCCGCCACTCTCGCCGACCATGCTCTCACCGCGGCCGACACCGTGGTCGGAATCTCCGCGTCGGGGCGCACCCCCTATGTCATCGGCGGGTTGCGCTACGCCGCCTCGATCGGCGCACTCACCATCTCGATTGCATCGAACCCTGATTCCCCGATCGCCGCCCTGGCCGATATTCCGATCGATGTGGTGGTCGGGCCCGAGTTCATCAGCGGTTCGACCCGGCTGAAGTCGGGTACCGCCCAGAAGCTCGTGCTCAACATGCTCTCGACGATCACCATGATCAAACTCGGCAAGACCTACCACGGCATGATGGTCGACCTGCGGGCCACGAATCAGAAGCTGAAACAGCGCTCTCAGCTGACTGTGATGCACGCTACCGGGGTCGACGCCGAGGCCGCACGGCAGGCCCTCGATGCCGCGAATGACTCGGTCAAAACGGCGATCTTCATGATCATCACGGGGCTCGGGCGGGACCTCGCCAGCGCAGCGCTTGACGCGGCCGACGGCATCCTGCGGGTGGCCCTGCTCGCCGCGCCCGCGCCGTCGAAGGAGACCCACCCCACCCGATAA
- a CDS encoding SRPBCC family protein — MPVVEESVYIALPPQAVFDYLIVPSHAPVWDSSIVKAEQVGTDAIGLGMQATGTSKIMGRHFDWTTEMVEFDAPRRYAQKSVGGTLDFTISNTLAAEGAGTRLTYRIDAASGLGGVFGKLADPFVERAQARTVRANLETLADLLAEHPDL, encoded by the coding sequence ATGCCTGTCGTTGAAGAAAGTGTCTACATCGCCCTCCCGCCCCAGGCGGTGTTCGACTATCTGATCGTGCCGTCGCACGCGCCGGTCTGGGACTCATCGATCGTGAAGGCCGAGCAAGTCGGCACGGATGCGATCGGCCTCGGCATGCAGGCAACCGGCACCAGCAAGATCATGGGGCGGCATTTCGACTGGACTACCGAGATGGTCGAGTTCGACGCTCCACGACGGTACGCGCAGAAGTCGGTCGGTGGCACGCTGGACTTCACCATCTCGAACACTCTTGCCGCCGAGGGAGCCGGCACCCGGCTGACCTACCGCATCGACGCGGCAAGCGGCCTCGGCGGTGTCTTCGGCAAGCTGGCCGACCCGTTCGTGGAACGTGCCCAGGCTCGCACCGTGCGGGCCAACCTCGAAACGTTGGCCGACCTCTTGGCAGAGCATCCGGATCTCTAG
- a CDS encoding MFS transporter, whose protein sequence is MDATTQTLPRRTIAAYAIGSLGTGGFATLPGLVLVYYLTDTLGIAALAAGLVVTVAKIWDVVIDPVIGSLSDRSLAVTGSRRRFMRLGAMLLPIFFILTFAVPAAVDTVPAAVWVTLAFLLCATAFSLFQVPYIALPAELTSGYDDRTRLLTWRVVVLALAILLFGAGGPLLRSLSADPRLGYLLMAVAAGIVIGVGMLVSSTIAPRTRARTRVRTDAAPRASATTAASIGQSYRSSVAVLRRSPPFRALLATFVLQGLATGLMLAGAQYIATWVLHSEDAVTFLFVALIAPALLLAPAWGRLANRIGKERAFVWASLLFALAALAMVGQLWAPGEWVYLPVALAGAAYAGMQSLPMAMLPDVISHDAKTHGEGSAGLFGGVWTAGETTGMALGATVLTLVLSASGYIASVGNTGIMQPDSAVAGIVLSFSIVPAAIMVASLLTLTRYGLRKADVDSIPTAKAHS, encoded by the coding sequence ATGGATGCAACGACGCAGACTCTCCCTCGACGTACCATCGCGGCCTACGCGATCGGGTCACTCGGCACCGGTGGCTTCGCCACCCTTCCCGGCCTGGTGCTCGTCTACTACCTGACCGATACTCTCGGCATCGCCGCACTCGCCGCCGGTCTTGTCGTCACCGTGGCCAAAATCTGGGATGTCGTGATCGACCCCGTGATCGGCTCTCTCAGCGACCGAAGCCTCGCCGTGACCGGTTCACGGCGCCGGTTCATGAGGCTCGGTGCGATGCTGCTGCCGATCTTCTTCATTCTGACCTTCGCGGTGCCTGCCGCCGTCGACACGGTGCCTGCCGCCGTCTGGGTGACCCTCGCGTTCCTCCTCTGCGCCACGGCCTTCAGCCTGTTCCAGGTGCCCTACATCGCACTTCCCGCCGAGTTGACGAGCGGCTACGACGACCGCACGCGGCTGCTCACCTGGCGGGTGGTGGTGCTCGCGCTCGCCATCCTGCTGTTCGGGGCCGGCGGCCCGCTGCTGCGCAGTCTGAGCGCCGACCCACGCCTCGGCTATCTGCTGATGGCCGTCGCCGCCGGGATCGTGATCGGTGTCGGCATGCTCGTGTCGTCGACAATCGCGCCGCGCACGAGAGCGCGCACGAGGGTGCGAACGGATGCCGCACCCCGCGCATCCGCCACGACAGCCGCTTCGATTGGCCAGAGCTACCGCTCAAGCGTGGCCGTGCTGCGGCGCAGTCCGCCGTTTCGTGCGCTGCTGGCGACCTTCGTGTTGCAGGGGCTGGCCACCGGTCTGATGCTGGCCGGCGCGCAATACATCGCGACCTGGGTGTTGCACTCGGAAGACGCCGTGACGTTTCTCTTCGTTGCCCTGATCGCCCCGGCACTGCTGCTCGCGCCGGCCTGGGGGCGACTGGCGAACCGCATCGGGAAGGAGAGGGCATTCGTCTGGGCGAGCCTGCTGTTCGCCCTCGCGGCACTCGCCATGGTCGGGCAGCTGTGGGCGCCGGGCGAATGGGTGTACCTGCCCGTTGCGCTGGCCGGAGCGGCCTACGCCGGCATGCAATCCCTGCCCATGGCCATGCTCCCCGACGTGATCTCGCACGACGCGAAGACCCACGGTGAGGGGAGTGCCGGCCTGTTCGGCGGCGTCTGGACCGCCGGTGAGACAACCGGGATGGCGCTCGGCGCGACAGTGCTCACGCTCGTGCTCAGCGCATCCGGTTACATCGCCTCGGTTGGCAACACGGGCATCATGCAACCCGACTCGGCCGTGGCCGGAATCGTGCTCAGCTTCAGTATCGTGCCGGCGGCGATCATGGTCGCCAGCCTGCTCACCCTCACTCGATACGGCCTGCGTAAGGCCGACGTCGACTCCATTCCCACAGCAAAGGCACACTCATGA